Genomic segment of Arachis hypogaea cultivar Tifrunner chromosome 11, arahy.Tifrunner.gnm2.J5K5, whole genome shotgun sequence:
gtataaaatgttattaaagtttcagtctccatctctaaaaatttcagtcccctgtgtccctactttttggaggtactgaaatactgaaattttagagacagagacagaaattttagtaccagtctctaaactaacaaacacgatactgagtctcagtctttcagtctctgtctcagtacctcaaaacaaacgctacctaaaggaTTCGAAAAATAAAATTGACTGAAATCGAAAATGTTTgcattgaattttaaagaaagcgATAAAAATACCTTCGATTGGATCAAAAGACTTTAGACATAGAAATTAAAAGTACTGAAATGTAAATTGGACATGAAAATTAAAGAatgcttgaaagataaatttgcttgaaagaTAAAGTTCTGAATGCAGACTCAGAAATTCGCTGAGACATGAGTGTATTTCTAAAAAGAAGTTTCAAGCCTTATTTCCTAAAACTTACTAATATTTAGACCATCTCCATTAGGGAACTCATCCCAGTTCctgtttatggcccacctgtcataaaaagtaactccacatcagcttttgcgtcataaacagtaaataggaactcaaagcatctctctcttctccattagaaagaactaactttagtccctgttgtggtcccacttaattaattaattaaaatacttgaaattaatgtaattaattttttttaataatataatttaaatatttaaatttaaaaataattcactattaaaagatattaatattaaataaatttatatataacaataatacacaatatataattcgggattacactaatttgtaaaattacttaatacaaaaaaaatataattaaattctatagttgacgacaagcattgtgaaattgccatatgtgttcaatcaagtcctctttcaattgtctatgctgctgcctatttcgaagttgggcatttctttagagaaattgatggtatggtgcaaaatcttCTTCTCCCAGCTGAAgttgtgataagccattttcaataatttaatattaattatgatataaataattaatataaattattaattaattaattaatataaattattaattaaataaaaatatcaatatttaatataattaattattatttaattatataatataataatttatttaattaatataattatttaattaattaatattttatataattatttattttttattttatttgtcatttgacAAATTTATATTGGTTAATGGGATTCAGAGGGACTCCCTTGCTTTGAATTACGTGAAGGAACTCAAATGAGTTCCTCTCCAACGCTcaatctctcttttttctcttacAGCACAGTAGGAGGGCTCTATTTATTTGCCCGTTGGAGATACTCTTATAAGTTATAACCCACGTCCATAATTGACCATTAATTACACGACGCTGCCTTGTATGCGAATTCCTAGGTAACTGTTCCCGCTTCTTTACCCATGAACGTTACCAGTAATTCCTAAATCAGAAAAAGCCTTCAATTGCTCGATTCTCCTTTCGAAAAACTATTCGATTCTTCATTCGAGTAATTGTTCGATTTGTCAAGATGTCTAACTCGAGTCCGTGTCCAATAACTTTCGATTAATGCTTGTACATGCGTCTTTTCGGCCTCTACTTTCCTTCCTGACCCTTCACTAGCATTTCGAATCAGCTTAATCTTTCGAAAAGAATTATTTCGATTAACACTAATATTCTAACTAACGTTATTCCTCTGTTTTGGAAGTTACATACTGATTATTCTTCAGAATGCtatcttatttatttttgcttatcTTTCCAATGCTATTTTCGAACTCGTGCTCCCAGCTTCAAAAGAAAAAACGATCAAGTTCTATTTTCTCATTACAACAACACTGTCAAATATTAAGGCTTTTTATacagaatattttttttagaagaaaataaaaatttatcggATTGtttcgaataaaaaataaaaaacaattatatatatgtCCTGGCTTTTAGAGATCAAAGAACCCACCATTTCTATTGGCactattcaaaatatttttttcatgtgTATAATTCAAATCTAAAAATCTCTAAATAAGAATTAAAGCACGATATTATGTACTAGTTCTTTTGCTCTTGTTTTTCGGACACAATATTATGTTTTAGTTCAGCTGTTCAAGTTTCTGATATTATAAGAGTTAAAGGCAGAAAGCCCATAGCTATAGGTTACATTTTACAAGAGAGATATGGAAGGCAAACattatttcctttttctttttttcttaaaagaataatattttcatctttttgGTCCAAGAATAACAATATGCAATGGTTATCTATCAGAACTTCCCTGCCAGATGAGTTCACCAGAGTTACACTTTGCTtgattgaattaaattattaCTGCTTCAATTGAAACAAGCTCAGAAtcattttgcaaataaaaaaCATAAGCTCTCACGCTTCCAGGGTAGTTTATAATAACTCATTTtgttactttatatatatatatatatatatatatattcttcagTTTGCTACATACATCAAGATTTAAACACCAATTCACCTTACCTTTATGGACAACCAAAACCaaggtatttataatttatatatccaTTGTCCATGCCTCCATGGTGCCATGTGCAATATCCCTATCAACCTTATTTATACATTAAGTACCTTACATGCATATCCATTTTACAAATCAACCAAAGTGCGTACTGCTCCCAGATTGTTGGCTCGACTAGTGTACTGCATCTGGTTGGTTCTGCGGCAAAGCTTCCTGGAATGCTGGGGTAGCATTATACGTCTCATGCAATCTTGACATAATGGGGAATTCATTCTGTGTGGGAGACAGAGATAAGTAACTTGTCATCTAATAAATTTCGAAACTTTAGAATTTATAACATAGATGATTTCACTATTAACTACACCTACTTATGATTGAATAACCAGTTACTCTTTCCAAACATTGGTTGCAATGCAAGTGGTGCACAAACCTTTGGAAAGTGGTGCAATTCTGTGGAATCCTACTATCAGATTATTAGTCTTTTATAAGAGTAAAGCACTATCAAAGAGATATTAACCAACTCTAAATCAATGTTGCATCTTACACATTCAGATTATTAGCTTGAAAGACAACCTTTATATAAATGGTTTGGCACTTGATCATTATAATTTAAATGTACTAAATCTCAAAGTCCAAGGCAATAGCCTAAGTTTAGAGGGTGGACAAAACAAAAGACTAAAAATGGCATGCGTAAAAATCATTGCCTTTATTAGATTCTACAGTAATGGTACCATAGAAATACAAGTGAAATTGCTATCCTTTATATTCCACACTAAAGATAAACAAACGAGGAGGACAGAATACTACCATGGGAATGTTGAACCTTGTAAATGCTGCATGAAGCTGAGGCGCTAAAAACACATCAGCCTGAAAAGGATAATAGTCAACATGTTTTATAAGAATCTAAGATGTGTAACATTAAGTTGAAAAGCATATTCCAAAAAATATTTAGCAAGAACTTGTTTCTAAGGCTAATCCTATTAGTTTTGGATGAACAATCAAATGGGTTCTTTGTTGAATTACAACCAATTTAAACTCCAAAGTTCAGAGCAAAAGTATGTTGATTAATTATCTCCTGTGGTAATACATAGGAAAGTTTGATAGCGGGAAAAGGAATCATCTGCCCCCTTAAAATACCAACATACCAGGAAAATTTCATCTCCCGTTGCATATCTTCCGGTGTGGTCCTTCAGGAGTTTTTCAAGTGCTGAAACAAAAGTGGTAATAGTAAGATAGCATTAGAATATGCCCTAAATAaacagaaatgcatatttgaagCCTTTAGTGTATAAGCAAGTTAATCAAACATCACCTGTGAAGCCCTTTCTAAGGACACTTTGTACCCAAGGAAGCTTTTCGTCAGGGCCGACTTTTTCCCCGATGTAATTCTGCAAATAACAGTGGACATAGTGTGTAAAGTATAAGGTGAAACATCCAGGAACAGTGGCTTCATTCGTAATAGAAAATCAGGAACCGAATGCACACCAGAAAGCTTATGTTTTGAAGAGGCTGTATGGACGAGGAAACGATGTGGGTAGCCTGTGGATGAGATGACATGATTAGAACTTAGAAGGCAACGCATTCATTAGAGTTTGCAACCACTAACTGACACAGAGCAGGTGTACCTGGAAATTGATTGCTCTTTTGTGAATATCACTAGGCAGCAAAGGGTGCTGAGGATACTTATCATCCAAATAC
This window contains:
- the LOC112722769 gene encoding glutathione S-transferase zeta class, translating into MASDTKKLKLYSYWRSSCSFRVRIALNLKGLKYDYIPVNLLKGEQSHPEFLKLNPVGFVPVLLDGDLVLADSLAIIMYLDDKYPQHPLLPSDIHKRAINFQATHIVSSSIQPLQNISFLNYIGEKVGPDEKLPWVQSVLRKGFTALEKLLKDHTGRYATGDEIFLADVFLAPQLHAAFTRFNIPMNEFPIMSRLHETYNATPAFQEALPQNQPDAVH